The window CTCGTCCGGTGGCGCAGGTGGGCGACGAGACGATCAGCCGACGGCAGTACCGGGAGCTTGTCGAGCTTGATCTGGCCCAGCAATTTGCGTATCTGCACAGCGAGCTCGGGCGCTACGATGAGCTGATGAGCGGCGCAGGCGATACTACTGCGCTGTTTGAGCAAGATCGGCAGCGGACGATACAGTTGCGCGATGCGGTCGTAGAGGAGCTGCGACAGGTGCAGGGTAGTCGCCTCGACAGCGCGCTGGTCGACCACTGGATCGGCCAGGAGCTGGTCTTGCAGGGCGCGGCCCACGAAGGCATCGCCGTCGATGAGCACGAAGTCAACGCGACGCTGATCAAGACGCTGGCCGCGCCGCCCGGTGAAGATGGTCACGGCCACGACGCAGACGAAGCGGCAGGCACCAACGCAGGACCAGCGGCGACGGATACGCCCGCGCCTGAGTCGGCGCAGGCACTCCTTTCCAACGCCTACAGCGAGCTGGTGCGCGTGCTCAAAGCCGAGCATACCATTGCCGTCGGGTTTTCCGAGGCAGCCTTCGCCAGCCATATCCGCCGTCAGCAGCGCGTCGAGCTGCTGAAAGATCAGATCGAGACGCGGCTTGTGCCCGACAGCGAGGCGCCACGCTCGCTCCAGGCGCATGCGTACTTCCTGCTACTGCCCGTCACCTCACCGATCACCGGCACGGACACAATCACAGCAACCCCCGATCTGAACGATCCGGCATTTGACGCGGCTAAAGTCGAAGTCGATGAGCTGTACCAGCAGCTCAAGCAGGGAGCAGACTTTCTGAAGCTGGCGCAGGAGCACTCCGCCAATCCCGATGAAACCGTCGATCCCGGCTGGTCGGTGCCCGACACGCTCTGGCCGCCGCTGAAAGAAGCAGTGCTAAACCAGCCGCTCGGCGAAGCAGGCCAGCCGGTCAAAACACCGTCGGGCTGGTACATCGTCAAGGTGCTGGAGCGGGCGGAGCGACCGGACACGGCGAAGCTGGAGCAGATGCGCGCCGAGCGGCTTCAGCAGTGGACCGAGCGGCAGCGCGCAGCGCTGGCCGTGAGGCGGTTCTAACCTCGGCGACGACAGCGCGGCGACAAAGCAGCGCACGGGAGCAGGTTTGCTCCCGTGCGCTGTTTCCGGCGGTGAGTGAGGACTACGCGGTTTCGACCATCGTATCCTTCACGTCGATGCCCAGGCCCTCGGCGACACGGCGACCATAGTCTTCGTCGCACTTGAGGAAATGACCGATCATACGCTCCTGAATGTGCCGCTCGCACTGGCCCAGCAGCGTCACCATGTTGAGCACCAGATCCTCGCGCTCCCAATCGGGCATGGTCCGGTAGCGCTCGCCCGCCTGCTTGTAATCGTTGGTCCTGCTGAGCTTGCTGCGGGTCAGCTTGCCTGAGATCATCGGCTCGTAGGGCGCGCCATTGGGCGCCGCCTCCGCCAGGCCGCCGAGCGACGACGGCTCGTAGTTGACGTGCGGGTTCTCGCCCTCGCCGTCGACGTAGTAGGCCATCTGCCCATCGCGCTGGTTGGTGCGCGGCTTGACGATCGGCTGGTTGACCGGCAGCTGGAGGTAGTTCGGGCCGACGCGGTAGCGCTGCGTGTCGGAGTACGAGAAGGTACGCCCGACCAGCATCTTGTCGTCGGAGAAGTCGAGGCCATCGACCAGCACGCCGGTGCCGAAGGCGATCTGCTCGTTCTCGGCAAAAAAGTTCTCGACATTGCGGTTGAGCGTCATCATGCCGACCGGACGCAGCGGAAACTGATCCTCAGGCCAGGTCTTGGTATCGTCCAGCGGATCGAAGTCCAGCTCAGGATGATCGTCGTCGCTCATGATCTGCACGCACAGCTCCCACTTGGGATAGTCGCCGCGCTCGATCGCCTCGAAGAGATCTTTTGAGGCATGGCCCAGATCGGTGGCCTGGATCGCGCTGGCCTGCTCCTGCGTCAGCGACTCGATGCCCTGCTGGGTCTTCCAGTGGTACTTGACCAGCACCGCCGTGCCCTCGGCGTTGACCATCTTGTAGGTGTTGACGCCGAAGCCATCCTGAGTGCGGTAGTTCTTGGGAATGCCGCGCGGGCTGAACAGCCAGGTCAGCATATGCATCGACTCCGGCGTCATGCTCATGAAGTCGAAGATGCGATTCGGCTCCTGGCGGAACGTGACCGGATCGGGCTTGAGCGCATGGATCACATCGGGAAACTTGATCGCGTCGCGGATGAAGAAGACCGGCAGGTTATTGCCGACGAGATCCCAGTTGCCGTCCTCGGTGCGGAACTTGACCGCAAAGCCGCGCGGATCGCGTGCCGCCTCAGAGGAGTCGCGCCCGCCGATCACCGTGGAGAAGCGAATGCTGACCGGCGTCTTCTTGCCCTTCTGCTGGAACAGCTTGGCGCGGGTATACTTCGAGGCAGGTTCGTCGCCGATCGTGCCGTACGCCTCGAACTCGCCGTGGGCGACGAAGCCGCGCGCATGCACCACACGCTCAGGAATCCGCTCGCGATCGAAGTGGCTGATCTTCTCAAGGAACTGATAATTTTCCAGCGTCGCTGGGCCACGGTCGCCGACCGTGCGAGAATTCTGGTTGTCATAGACGGGATGGCCCTGGCGGTTCGTCAAGAAGGGCTGCTCCTGTTTATCCCCGTCCTTTTTTCCATTCGTCTGATCGCTCATGGTCGTCTTTCGCTCCTTCCATGTGCCTATCTCAATGTGTTCCTAACCATCGAGTGACGGTAAGCTCACCGGCGACGCGCGCAATGATCGTTCGTGTAGGGCATCGAGCAAAGCCAGTCGCTCATGATCTGTGAAACGTGGACAGCGGGCAAGCCCCGTTGGCATGTGGGCAACCATCCGTATCAAGAGCTGTGATGGGCAGCCCAGGCCCAGGGGAAATACCAAGGCAAAACGCCGACGACTACAGCGCAGCATCCTGGTTTCGTGCGCCGGTAGGTTTGTCACTCGCGGCTCGCGTGCAGGCCCGTCCACACGCCGCGCCTACCACGGTCAGGCCACATTGCCATTGTAATCCCTTGCTTGCCGCACGTCAAAATCAAGCAATCGCCTCCAAAGGGATCAAGATCGAGGGTGGGGTTCAGGAAGAAGAGTTCAGGGCTTCCTTGTTCTTTCACGCCCCTGGTTCTTGATTCTCGGTTCTCCCTTTGTTTCCATGCTCTTTGTTCTTTTGTGCTTCGCTCAGGCGAGGGGTACAACCGAGGGGTACCGTTTTTATCAGATCTTTTTAAGGAGATCGAGCCTGATTTTTAGAAGCGTTTGAGATCGATTGGATACACTTTAACCAGCAATTAACTATTTGAATCTACCAGGTCGGGGCCTTCTCTGTCGCCAGGGGAAGCTAGACCAGACAGCACCGCATCGGCCATGAAAGGAGGAGCGACCGCCGAACGATGAGCCTGCCCACCATTGCATCAACCGTTCTCGTCCCTCGTCATCGCTTCACACAAGGAGCCAAGCGCTATGTTCGGAGCGTCAACTAGCCCTACGCGCCGCCACCTCAAACAGCTTAGCTTATGGGTCATGGTAGGCTTCCTCGTTGGTCTGATCAGCCTGGTCGTGACTAACGGTGCCGTCGCCACGCCCGACCTCGATCGGTTCGATCCCGACATCTACCCGGCGATCGACGTCAGCCACAATCCGCCCGTCATCGCCAGGGCCGACGAGAACGTTCGCCTGGCTTTCACCTTTGCCTGTGGCTTCGCGCTACCCAACCAGCAGCGCTGCCTGCCCTCCGCGACGCTCTTCACCGCCTACGGTGATAGTCAGTTCACGCCCGTCGCTCTCGCCGAAGAGAACCACGACTCCTTGCGCGTCCTGGCCGCCACGGTGCCTGCCGCCGATGCCAGCGGCCAGCCGCTCCGCTACTACCTCGACGTGACCGAGGCCACCACCAGCGTCCAGGGACGGCATCCCGCTGTCGGCGCGATCGAGCCGCTGGTTGCCGCCGACCTGACCCCGGTGCGCCTGGGTGCCAGCACTGCCGCTACGGCGGAGTCCTACCTCCACCTCGGATGGGGCACCGCGCCCAGCCAGGTTGGTGTCGAGCGTCATGTGGAGCAGGCTACGATGGCGCCCGACTCCTTTGACGTAGCGCCCAACGGCACCATTGCCCTGCTCGACCACATCAACCAGCGCGTCGTTGTCACCAACCCGGCGCGGGGCAGCTTCCACACGTTTGGCGCGCCGCTCAAGGGCGTTGGCGATGTCGCGATCGATGCCGACGGCACGATTACCGTGCTCGACCTCGTCGGCGAGCGTACCGGCGAGAGCAAGGCGCGCGTGCCGCAGGTCCATCGCTTCGACGCCCAGGGCAAGAAGCTGGGCAGCGCGACAGTCTATGCCAGCCGTCCTACGGGCCTGACCGCCAGCCGCAGCGTCAACGACCTGCTGGATAACCGCGAGGTCCAGGCGCTCAAAGCGGATGCCAGAGCCGCCACCCGCGAGGAGCAGCGCCAGAGCCGCAGCCGCGCGGCCTACCTCGTCAAGTTCCTCGACGCCAATCACGCGCGCCTGGCCGACACGCAGCGCAACCTGACCTTCGACGTGACCTCCAGCGAGACGCTCGGCGCGATTGCCTACTTTGGCCGCACCGCTCAGGGCTACGTCGCGGTCTTCGAGGATACCAGCCTGCGCGTCGTCTGGTTCGACGCGAAAGGCACCGTGATCAAAGACGTGCTCGCGCCCAACCAGCAAGCCTCGACCTTCAACCCGAACGGACGGGTGGCGGTGGACCAGCAGGGCAACGTCTACATCCTCGGCTCGACCGACACAGGCATCGAAGTTAGCCGCGTGGCAGCGCGATAAGGAGGCACAACCATGAAAGTACGCAGTTTAGGACTGGTGCTGGGTCTGATCATGGGCATGCTGACGGCGCTGACCGTAGCAGCGCCGACGCCAGCGCAGGCCGGAACAAGCATTAGCTGCTGGAGCCGCTCGCAGGCGTCGAGCTACGCCTACACAGGCCGCTACGAAGGCTATGAGTGGGGCGGCGGCTGGTGGAACGACAACAACGGCGACGACACGCCCGGCTGCGCCACCGACGGCGGCTCCGGCTGCGAAGGCCCCGACTGTTCGGGCTTTACCTTCAAGAGCTGGGCGCTGCCCAACTCGACCGGCAGCTCCGGGTATGTCAGGTGGGCCATCGGCGAGAACGTTCACGGCCCCTACAACTCGACATCATATCGCGACGGCTGCGGCGGCGCATGCTACGACGTATGTGGCGGCGGTACCGGCGCTGCCTGCGG of the Herpetosiphonaceae bacterium genome contains:
- a CDS encoding peptidylprolyl isomerase → MAIKKPSRTRQIVIEVGIALLLVIVARVAWDQLYVATRPVAQVGDETISRRQYRELVELDLAQQFAYLHSELGRYDELMSGAGDTTALFEQDRQRTIQLRDAVVEELRQVQGSRLDSALVDHWIGQELVLQGAAHEGIAVDEHEVNATLIKTLAAPPGEDGHGHDADEAAGTNAGPAATDTPAPESAQALLSNAYSELVRVLKAEHTIAVGFSEAAFASHIRRQQRVELLKDQIETRLVPDSEAPRSLQAHAYFLLLPVTSPITGTDTITATPDLNDPAFDAAKVEVDELYQQLKQGADFLKLAQEHSANPDETVDPGWSVPDTLWPPLKEAVLNQPLGEAGQPVKTPSGWYIVKVLERAERPDTAKLEQMRAERLQQWTERQRAALAVRRF
- a CDS encoding catalase, whose product is MSDQTNGKKDGDKQEQPFLTNRQGHPVYDNQNSRTVGDRGPATLENYQFLEKISHFDRERIPERVVHARGFVAHGEFEAYGTIGDEPASKYTRAKLFQQKGKKTPVSIRFSTVIGGRDSSEAARDPRGFAVKFRTEDGNWDLVGNNLPVFFIRDAIKFPDVIHALKPDPVTFRQEPNRIFDFMSMTPESMHMLTWLFSPRGIPKNYRTQDGFGVNTYKMVNAEGTAVLVKYHWKTQQGIESLTQEQASAIQATDLGHASKDLFEAIERGDYPKWELCVQIMSDDDHPELDFDPLDDTKTWPEDQFPLRPVGMMTLNRNVENFFAENEQIAFGTGVLVDGLDFSDDKMLVGRTFSYSDTQRYRVGPNYLQLPVNQPIVKPRTNQRDGQMAYYVDGEGENPHVNYEPSSLGGLAEAAPNGAPYEPMISGKLTRSKLSRTNDYKQAGERYRTMPDWEREDLVLNMVTLLGQCERHIQERMIGHFLKCDEDYGRRVAEGLGIDVKDTMVETA